A single region of the Anaerolineales bacterium genome encodes:
- a CDS encoding sigma-70 family RNA polymerase sigma factor: MIGSALWERNVVPVKTRSSHDYPADEGDAPLAEFGGDEALQDTEEDSFDEAFEAEISDDFDFYDEVDLIGDHFALADDIDEDEEIVDLATIASDDTIGLYLKEMARVPLLSLEEEVALAKRMEAGIAAAEPLSSAEGEDAQRLALTIADGKEARDHLIRANTRLVVSIAKRYMGRGVQFLDLIQEGNLGLMKAVEKFEHQRGFRFSTYATWWIRQTITRAIADQGRTIRVPVHMSDRIRSVYKTARQLEQEYGRKPTPEEIATIMNLEPRKVQWMLKVSWRPLSLEHPVGEDEDSELGSFIEDDSTPTPPQSAHENLLRERMEEVLATLTPREARILRLRFGLVNGKQYTLEEVGQKFGLTRERIRQIEGKALRRLRHPRRSRRLRDFLH, translated from the coding sequence ATGATTGGTTCGGCGCTGTGGGAAAGGAACGTTGTACCCGTGAAAACCCGTTCATCACATGATTACCCCGCTGACGAAGGGGATGCCCCCCTTGCCGAATTTGGCGGCGACGAGGCACTTCAGGACACCGAAGAAGACTCCTTTGACGAGGCATTTGAGGCAGAGATTAGCGACGATTTCGATTTTTACGATGAAGTTGATCTGATAGGCGATCATTTCGCCCTTGCTGATGATATTGACGAGGATGAGGAAATTGTCGATCTGGCGACGATTGCTTCCGACGACACGATAGGGTTGTATTTGAAGGAAATGGCGCGTGTGCCGCTGCTCTCGCTAGAAGAAGAAGTGGCATTGGCAAAGCGGATGGAGGCGGGCATTGCCGCTGCCGAGCCGCTGAGCAGCGCCGAGGGGGAGGATGCCCAACGGCTGGCACTCACCATAGCCGATGGGAAAGAGGCACGCGACCATCTGATTCGGGCAAATACGCGCCTTGTCGTGAGCATCGCCAAGCGCTATATGGGGCGCGGCGTGCAGTTCCTCGATTTGATCCAAGAGGGCAACCTCGGATTGATGAAGGCTGTCGAAAAATTTGAGCATCAGCGCGGCTTCCGCTTTAGCACCTACGCCACCTGGTGGATACGCCAGACGATCACCCGCGCCATTGCCGATCAGGGACGGACAATCCGCGTCCCCGTCCATATGTCGGATCGGATTCGGAGCGTCTACAAAACCGCCCGCCAATTGGAACAAGAATACGGGCGGAAACCGACCCCCGAAGAAATCGCCACGATTATGAACCTTGAGCCGCGCAAAGTGCAATGGATGCTCAAGGTCAGTTGGCGTCCGCTCAGTTTGGAGCACCCCGTTGGGGAGGACGAGGACAGCGAATTGGGGAGCTTCATTGAGGACGACAGCACACCGACGCCTCCCCAAAGCGCCCACGAGAACTTGCTCCGCGAACGGATGGAGGAAGTCCTTGCCACGCTGACCCCCCGCGAGGCGCGGATTTTGCGGCTGCGCTTTGGCTTGGTGAATGGCAAGCAGTATACGCTGGAGGAAGTGGGGCAAAAATTTGGCTTAACCCGCGAACGCATCCGGCAGATTGAGGGGAAGGCGCTGCGCCGCTTGCGCCACCCGCGCCGCTCGCGCCGCCTGCGAGATTTCTTGCACTAA